Proteins encoded together in one Streptomyces sp. B1I3 window:
- a CDS encoding NADP-dependent succinic semialdehyde dehydrogenase codes for MPIATVNPANGETLRTFDALDAEEIERRLDAADRAFRRHRTTGFDERARLLNRAADLLDEDREDIARIMTTEMGKPLAAARAEAAKCAKAMRWYAANAERLLADEHPGDADVEDSGASRARVHYRPLGTVLAVMPWNFPLWQVMRFAAPALMAGNTGLLKHASNVPQTALYLEDLFTRAGYPAGCFQTLLVGSGAIEAILRDPRVVAATLTGSEPAGRSVAAVAGDEVKKTVLELGGSDPYLVLPSADIARAAEIAVTARTQNNGQSCIAAKRFIVHTDVYDDFAERFTAGMRALTVGDPMEESTDVGPLASEQGRADLEELVDDAVGKGATVLCGGGRPPGLGGGLERGWFYRPTVLAGITSGMRIHREESFGPVATLYRVADLDEAVKLANDSPFGLSSNVWTRDEEEMSRCVRDLEAGGVFFNGMTASHPALPFGGVKRSGYGRELAGHGIREFCNATTVWYGPEPDTR; via the coding sequence ATGCCCATCGCGACGGTCAATCCCGCGAACGGCGAGACTCTCAGAACGTTCGACGCACTGGATGCCGAGGAGATCGAGCGCAGGCTCGATGCCGCCGACCGCGCGTTCCGCCGTCACCGCACCACCGGCTTCGACGAGCGGGCCCGCCTGCTGAACCGGGCCGCAGACCTGCTGGACGAGGACCGGGAGGACATCGCCCGCATCATGACCACGGAAATGGGAAAGCCGCTGGCGGCCGCCCGGGCGGAGGCCGCCAAGTGCGCCAAGGCCATGCGCTGGTACGCGGCGAACGCCGAGCGGCTGCTCGCCGACGAGCACCCCGGGGACGCGGACGTCGAGGACTCCGGGGCGTCCCGGGCCCGTGTGCACTACCGCCCGCTGGGCACCGTCCTCGCCGTCATGCCGTGGAACTTCCCGCTCTGGCAGGTCATGCGCTTCGCCGCGCCCGCGCTCATGGCCGGCAACACCGGCCTGCTCAAGCACGCCTCGAACGTGCCGCAGACCGCTCTGTACCTGGAGGACCTCTTCACCAGGGCCGGGTATCCCGCCGGCTGCTTCCAGACGCTGCTCGTGGGGTCGGGCGCCATCGAGGCGATCCTGCGTGATCCCCGGGTCGTCGCGGCGACACTCACCGGCAGTGAACCCGCCGGGCGCTCCGTCGCCGCCGTGGCCGGTGACGAGGTGAAGAAGACGGTGCTGGAGCTGGGCGGCAGCGACCCCTACCTCGTCCTGCCGTCGGCGGACATCGCCCGGGCCGCGGAGATCGCCGTGACCGCCCGCACCCAGAACAACGGGCAGTCGTGCATCGCGGCCAAGCGTTTCATCGTCCACACCGACGTGTACGACGACTTCGCCGAGCGGTTCACCGCCGGGATGCGCGCCCTGACCGTCGGGGACCCGATGGAGGAGTCGACCGACGTGGGCCCGCTCGCCAGCGAACAGGGCCGCGCCGACCTCGAGGAACTCGTCGACGACGCCGTGGGCAAGGGGGCCACCGTCCTGTGCGGGGGCGGGCGTCCCCCCGGGCTGGGCGGCGGCCTGGAGCGGGGCTGGTTCTACCGGCCGACCGTTCTCGCGGGCATCACGTCCGGCATGCGCATCCACCGCGAGGAGAGCTTCGGCCCCGTGGCGACGCTCTACCGGGTCGCGGATCTCGACGAGGCCGTGAAGCTCGCCAACGACTCCCCCTTCGGGCTCAGCTCCAACGTCTGGACGCGGGACGAGGAGGAGATGAGCCGCTGCGTACGCGACCTGGAGGCGGGCGGTGTCTTCTTCAACGGCATGACCGCCTCGCACCCGGCGCTGCCGTTCGGCGGGGTGAAGCGTTCCGGCTACGGGCGCGAGCTCGCGGGGCACGGCATCCGCGAGTTCTGCAACGCCACCACCGTCTGGTACGGCCCCGAGCCGGACACCCGCTAG
- a CDS encoding phosphoketolase has translation MTDAPAPSAVPAPSVPPAASPLSDADLAALDAHWRAANYLAVGQIYLMANPLLTEPLTREHIKPRLLGHWGTSPGLNLVHTHLNRVIKERNRQMLCVWGPGHGGPAVLANSWLEGSYSETYPDVSRDAPGMGALFRQFSFPGGVPSHVAPETPGSIHEGGELGYALAHAYGAAFDHPELVVACVIGDGEAETGPLAASWHSNKFLDPVHDGAVLPILHLNGYKIANPTVLARIPEDELDALLRGYGHDPVHVQGADPAAVHRALAAAMDLALDRIAEYQRAARTDGATERPRWPMIVLRTPKGWTGPREVDGLPVEGTWRAHQVPLSGVRDNPDHLRELEAWMRSYRPEELFDASGRPTAQVLRCVPEGTARLGATPYANGGLLLRDLPIPPLEDHAVEVERPGTVLHEPTRVLGGLLEDVMAATGRRRDFRVVGPDETASNRLDAIYRASGKAWQAGTLPTDEHLSRDGRVMEVLSEHLCQGWLEGYLLTGRHGLFSSYEAFAHIVDSMVNQHIKWLRTSRRLTWRRPVASLNYLLTSHVWRQDHNGFSHQDPGFVDHILNKSPEVVRVYMPPDTNTLLCTAEHVLGSRDYVNVIVAGKQPGFDWLTLDEARVHCARGAGMWEWAGTDDGSREPDVVLACAGDVPTLEAVAAAGLLRKHLPELAVRVVNVVDMTRLLPHEEHPHGMPDAEYDALFTRDKPVIFAYHGYPWLVHRLAYRRAGHPHLHVRGYKEEGTTTTPFDMVLRNDLDRYRLVMDVTDRVPGLGVRAVAVRQAMADVRTRHHAWIREHGTDLPEVADWSWEG, from the coding sequence ATGACCGACGCCCCCGCCCCGTCCGCCGTGCCCGCACCGTCCGTACCGCCGGCCGCGTCGCCGCTGTCCGACGCGGACCTCGCGGCGCTCGACGCGCACTGGCGTGCCGCCAACTACCTGGCCGTCGGGCAGATCTACCTGATGGCCAACCCGCTCCTGACGGAACCCCTCACCCGGGAACACATCAAGCCTCGTCTGCTGGGCCACTGGGGGACCTCTCCCGGACTCAACCTCGTCCACACCCACCTCAACCGGGTGATCAAGGAACGCAACCGGCAGATGCTCTGCGTCTGGGGTCCGGGCCACGGCGGCCCGGCCGTGCTCGCCAACTCCTGGCTGGAGGGCAGCTACTCGGAGACGTACCCCGATGTCAGCCGCGACGCCCCCGGGATGGGCGCCTTGTTCAGGCAGTTCTCCTTCCCGGGCGGGGTGCCCAGCCACGTCGCCCCCGAGACCCCCGGCTCCATCCACGAGGGCGGCGAGCTCGGATACGCGCTCGCCCACGCGTACGGTGCCGCCTTCGACCACCCGGAGCTGGTCGTCGCCTGTGTGATCGGGGACGGCGAGGCGGAGACGGGGCCGCTCGCCGCCTCCTGGCACTCCAACAAGTTCCTCGATCCCGTCCACGACGGAGCGGTCCTGCCGATCCTGCACCTCAACGGCTACAAGATCGCGAACCCCACGGTGCTCGCCCGGATCCCCGAGGACGAGCTCGACGCGCTGCTGCGCGGTTACGGGCACGACCCCGTCCACGTCCAGGGCGCCGATCCCGCCGCGGTCCACCGCGCGCTGGCCGCCGCCATGGACCTGGCCCTCGACCGCATCGCGGAGTACCAGCGGGCGGCCCGCACCGACGGGGCGACGGAACGCCCGCGCTGGCCGATGATCGTCCTCCGCACGCCCAAGGGCTGGACCGGCCCCCGGGAGGTGGACGGGCTGCCCGTCGAAGGCACCTGGCGGGCGCACCAGGTGCCGCTGTCCGGCGTCCGCGACAACCCCGACCACCTGCGCGAGCTCGAAGCCTGGATGCGCTCCTACCGGCCGGAGGAACTCTTCGACGCCTCGGGCCGGCCGACGGCGCAGGTCCTGCGCTGCGTCCCCGAGGGCACGGCCAGGCTCGGAGCGACACCGTACGCCAACGGCGGGCTGCTCCTGCGTGACCTGCCGATCCCTCCGCTCGAGGACCACGCCGTCGAGGTCGAGAGGCCCGGCACGGTCTTGCACGAACCCACCCGCGTCCTGGGCGGCCTGCTGGAGGACGTCATGGCGGCCACCGGCAGGCGCAGGGACTTCCGAGTAGTCGGCCCCGACGAGACAGCGTCCAACCGCCTCGACGCGATCTACAGGGCCAGCGGCAAGGCATGGCAGGCGGGGACCCTTCCGACCGACGAGCACCTGTCCAGGGACGGCCGGGTGATGGAGGTGCTCTCCGAGCACCTGTGCCAGGGCTGGCTGGAGGGGTACCTCCTCACCGGACGGCACGGCCTCTTCTCCTCGTACGAGGCCTTCGCCCATATCGTCGACTCGATGGTCAACCAGCACATCAAGTGGCTGCGCACGTCACGGCGGCTGACCTGGCGGCGGCCCGTCGCCTCCCTGAACTACCTGCTCACCTCGCACGTCTGGCGCCAGGACCACAACGGCTTCTCGCACCAGGACCCCGGCTTCGTCGACCACATCCTCAACAAGAGTCCCGAGGTCGTCCGGGTGTACATGCCGCCGGACACCAACACCTTGCTGTGCACCGCCGAGCACGTGCTCGGCAGCCGCGACTACGTCAACGTGATCGTCGCCGGCAAGCAGCCGGGCTTCGACTGGCTCACGCTCGACGAGGCCCGGGTCCACTGCGCGCGCGGAGCCGGGATGTGGGAGTGGGCGGGTACCGACGACGGGAGCCGTGAGCCCGACGTCGTCCTCGCCTGTGCCGGGGACGTGCCCACCCTGGAGGCCGTGGCCGCGGCCGGCCTGCTGCGGAAGCACCTTCCGGAGCTCGCCGTCCGCGTGGTCAACGTCGTCGACATGACCCGGCTGCTGCCCCACGAGGAGCATCCGCACGGGATGCCGGACGCGGAGTACGACGCCCTCTTCACCCGCGACAAGCCGGTGATCTTCGCCTATCACGGCTATCCGTGGCTGGTGCACCGGCTCGCGTACCGGCGGGCGGGCCACCCGCATCTGCACGTGCGGGGCTACAAGGAGGAGGGCACGACCACCACGCCGTTCGACATGGTCCTCCGCAACGACCTGGACCGCTACCGGCTGGTCATGGACGTGACCGACCGGGTGCCCGGACTGGGCGTCCGCGCCGTCGCCGTACGCCAGGCGATGGCCGACGTCCGCACCCGCCACCACGCCTGGATCCGGGAACACGGCACGGACCTGCCCGAGGTGGCCGACTGGTCCTGGGAGGGCTGA
- a CDS encoding chemotaxis protein, which yields MDTDALTAGTLQKLRATRPYPALSLTMPTHRRAPDNVQDAARLRNLVATAGTRLKADERVAREARDAVKAQMDRAVAEVDQRSALEGLVILADSNEYQIWYVPRTVPERVVLSDTYLTRNLVAAKAGARLYWVLGVSAEHATLWSGTNEDLREEDGRGFPLSPPHVNFDPEHQARSGDTPSIYVNEDTRNFFRKVDGNLRAVLTADPRPLFLVGLPPALALFDEVGECAGAAVSKVAKGTTSETSAPELLKLLGPALEDWHAQSAAAVRARLDDARSSKSFAGGLDEVWAAVRERRAGLVAVEEHFRQTVEVTDEHLEPVDPASTPPNDRVREDVVDELIEAALDTGCEVVFCADDSLVGHGRIAAALRF from the coding sequence ATGGATACGGATGCCCTGACCGCCGGCACCCTGCAGAAGCTTCGGGCGACCCGGCCCTATCCGGCCCTTTCCCTCACGATGCCCACCCACCGCCGGGCGCCGGACAACGTCCAGGACGCCGCACGGCTGCGCAATCTGGTGGCTACGGCCGGCACCCGCCTGAAGGCCGACGAACGGGTCGCCCGCGAAGCGCGGGACGCCGTCAAGGCACAGATGGACCGCGCCGTCGCCGAGGTGGACCAACGAAGCGCCCTGGAGGGCCTGGTCATCCTGGCCGACTCGAACGAGTACCAGATCTGGTACGTGCCGCGCACCGTGCCCGAGCGGGTGGTCCTGAGCGATACCTATCTCACCCGGAACCTGGTCGCCGCCAAGGCCGGGGCGCGACTTTACTGGGTGCTCGGAGTGTCCGCCGAGCACGCGACGCTGTGGTCGGGGACCAACGAAGATCTGCGCGAGGAGGACGGGCGCGGCTTTCCTCTGAGCCCGCCGCACGTGAACTTCGACCCGGAGCACCAGGCCCGGAGTGGGGACACGCCGAGCATCTACGTCAACGAGGACACGCGCAACTTCTTCCGCAAGGTCGACGGCAATCTCCGCGCCGTCCTGACCGCGGACCCCAGGCCGCTGTTCCTGGTCGGCCTGCCACCGGCGCTCGCCCTGTTCGACGAGGTCGGCGAGTGCGCCGGCGCGGCCGTCTCCAAGGTCGCGAAGGGAACGACGTCGGAGACGAGCGCTCCCGAACTCCTGAAACTTCTGGGTCCGGCGCTGGAGGACTGGCACGCGCAGAGCGCTGCGGCAGTGCGGGCGAGACTCGACGACGCCCGCAGCAGCAAGTCCTTCGCCGGTGGCCTGGACGAGGTGTGGGCCGCCGTCCGGGAACGCCGCGCCGGGCTCGTCGCGGTGGAGGAGCACTTCCGTCAGACGGTCGAAGTCACGGACGAGCACCTGGAGCCGGTCGACCCCGCGAGCACCCCGCCGAACGACCGTGTCCGTGAGGACGTCGTGGACGAGCTCATCGAAGCGGCTCTGGACACCGGGTGCGAGGTCGTGTTCTGCGCGGACGACTCGCTCGTCGGACACGGACGCATCGCGGCGGCGCTGCGCTTCTGA
- a CDS encoding methyltransferase, with the protein MNRLTTPQGGFDLARHPENPRDQLRAWDAADEYLLSRLAGGEDGEPVDLTGTVAVVGDRWGALATALSGHDPVQITDSYLAQRATLANLARNGAAPDSVRMLSVRDAPPERVDVLLVRVPKSLALLEDQLHRLAPAVHAGTVVIGTGMVKEIHTSTLKLFERIIGPTRTSLAVKKARLIHCTPDPALPRVPSPWPYRYDLPDDVGAVSGRTVVNHAGIFCAERLDVGTRFFLKHLPGRTGPDRVVDLGCGNGVVGTSVALANPEASVTFVDESYQAVASAEETFRANTGADAEAEFLVGDAMADVPPRSVDLVLCNPPFHSHQAVTDATARNMFHGAKAALRQGGELWVVGNRHLGYHTQLRRIFGNCTTVAGDPKFVVLRAVKR; encoded by the coding sequence ATGAACCGTTTGACGACGCCACAGGGCGGATTCGACCTCGCCCGCCATCCCGAGAACCCGCGTGACCAGCTCCGTGCCTGGGACGCCGCCGACGAGTACCTGCTGAGCCGGCTGGCGGGTGGTGAAGACGGCGAACCGGTCGACCTGACAGGCACCGTGGCCGTGGTGGGCGACCGCTGGGGCGCCCTCGCCACCGCGCTCTCCGGGCACGACCCGGTACAGATCACCGACTCGTACCTCGCACAACGCGCCACCCTGGCCAATCTGGCCCGCAACGGCGCCGCGCCGGACTCCGTGCGCATGCTCTCGGTGCGCGACGCGCCGCCGGAGCGCGTCGACGTCCTGCTCGTACGGGTACCCAAGAGCCTCGCGCTCCTGGAGGACCAGCTCCACCGGCTCGCGCCCGCCGTCCACGCCGGGACCGTCGTCATCGGTACCGGCATGGTGAAGGAGATCCACACCTCCACCCTCAAGCTCTTCGAACGCATCATCGGGCCGACCCGCACCTCCCTCGCGGTCAAGAAGGCCCGGCTCATCCACTGCACCCCGGACCCGGCGCTGCCCAGGGTCCCCAGCCCCTGGCCGTACCGCTACGACCTGCCCGACGACGTCGGCGCGGTCTCGGGCCGGACCGTCGTCAACCACGCGGGGATCTTCTGCGCCGAGCGGCTGGACGTCGGGACCCGTTTCTTCCTGAAGCACCTGCCCGGCCGGACGGGCCCCGACCGCGTCGTGGACCTCGGCTGCGGGAACGGAGTCGTGGGGACGTCCGTCGCGCTCGCCAACCCGGAGGCGTCCGTCACGTTCGTCGACGAGTCGTACCAGGCGGTCGCCTCCGCCGAGGAGACCTTCCGGGCCAACACCGGGGCGGACGCCGAGGCGGAGTTCCTGGTCGGCGACGCGATGGCGGACGTGCCGCCGAGGAGCGTCGACCTGGTCCTCTGCAACCCGCCCTTCCACTCGCACCAGGCGGTCACCGACGCGACCGCCAGGAACATGTTCCACGGGGCGAAGGCGGCACTCCGACAGGGCGGTGAACTGTGGGTCGTCGGCAACCGGCACCTCGGCTACCACACGCAGCTCCGCCGGATCTTCGGCAACTGCACCACCGTGGCCGGGGACCCGAAGTTCGTGGTCCTGCGGGCCGTCAAGCGCTGA
- a CDS encoding helix-turn-helix domain-containing protein — protein MEHPGRGAPYSVRSLAEVSGISRSQVGRLVSGELPDLPVHEAHQIAEALGVAVLVLFMPPASPT, from the coding sequence ATGGAACACCCAGGTCGCGGAGCTCCGTACTCCGTGCGAAGCCTCGCTGAAGTCAGCGGAATCTCACGATCTCAGGTGGGGCGCCTCGTGAGCGGCGAACTGCCTGACCTGCCCGTCCATGAAGCGCACCAAATAGCGGAGGCCCTCGGGGTTGCCGTACTGGTCCTCTTCATGCCCCCAGCGTCCCCAACATAG
- a CDS encoding site-specific integrase: MPGYIEDRWYTKRPDPATGKRRPTARHGQGKRWRVAGIPGVRDRSFKSLEGEGGAKAWLKEAATDTTRGSFYDPRDGSMSLDEYVREHWWPTLRKAPTTKEVMKRRVFNHILPHVGTLPLNRIGHDEVKAWLTRVEQDIDISTVRATWAHFSSILQAAHKAKRIPLNPFRDPDLKCPTAPKSKAKAWTEDAVAAVRRELDDRYRILMDVSLIAGLRQGEAFGLSPDDIDGEVINVVRQVVRVGTDLAFAPPKGNKTREAPCPPELAAAVKEYANVFPTLEVTLPWLDPDRPSVPWEDRPKKTVRLLVTSPESKTAMGRDAFNNGQWKPALVAAGVIPAPVVEYVEGKGKRPWRRTTWAMPREDGFHVLRHTFASVVLHEGETIGKLAEWLGHSDPAFTLRTYVHFMPRSGRRGMVALGAMLHTAMGRTEVESGGAAEAAGA, from the coding sequence ATGCCGGGATACATCGAGGACCGCTGGTACACCAAGCGGCCCGACCCCGCGACAGGCAAACGGCGCCCGACAGCCCGGCACGGGCAGGGCAAGCGGTGGCGTGTCGCGGGGATCCCCGGTGTACGAGACCGGTCCTTCAAAAGCCTGGAGGGCGAGGGCGGCGCCAAGGCCTGGCTGAAGGAAGCGGCCACGGACACCACCCGCGGATCCTTCTACGACCCGCGCGACGGCAGCATGAGCCTCGACGAGTACGTGCGAGAACACTGGTGGCCGACTCTGCGTAAGGCGCCCACCACCAAAGAGGTCATGAAGCGCCGGGTTTTCAACCACATCCTCCCGCATGTGGGCACCCTGCCTCTCAACCGGATCGGCCACGACGAGGTGAAGGCCTGGCTCACCCGTGTCGAGCAGGACATCGACATCTCCACTGTCCGGGCGACCTGGGCTCACTTCTCCTCGATCCTGCAGGCGGCGCACAAGGCCAAACGGATCCCGTTGAACCCGTTCCGCGACCCCGACCTGAAATGCCCGACGGCGCCGAAGTCCAAGGCGAAGGCATGGACGGAGGACGCGGTGGCGGCCGTCCGTAGGGAACTCGACGACCGCTACCGGATCCTGATGGATGTGTCCCTGATTGCCGGTCTGCGGCAGGGTGAGGCCTTCGGCCTTTCGCCGGATGACATCGACGGCGAAGTCATCAATGTGGTGCGGCAGGTTGTGCGGGTCGGTACAGATCTCGCGTTCGCGCCACCGAAGGGCAACAAAACCCGCGAAGCGCCGTGTCCCCCAGAGCTGGCCGCCGCCGTCAAGGAGTACGCGAACGTCTTCCCGACGCTCGAGGTTACCTTGCCGTGGCTGGACCCGGACCGGCCCAGCGTGCCGTGGGAGGACCGCCCGAAGAAGACGGTCCGCCTCCTGGTCACCTCGCCCGAGTCCAAGACCGCAATGGGGCGCGACGCCTTCAACAACGGCCAGTGGAAGCCCGCTCTGGTTGCAGCAGGGGTGATCCCCGCTCCGGTCGTCGAGTACGTGGAGGGCAAAGGGAAGCGCCCGTGGCGGCGCACAACCTGGGCGATGCCCCGTGAAGACGGCTTCCACGTGCTGCGGCACACGTTTGCCAGCGTGGTCCTGCACGAAGGGGAGACGATCGGGAAGCTGGCCGAGTGGCTCGGTCATTCCGATCCGGCGTTCACGCTCCGGACGTATGTGCACTTCATGCCCAGGTCTGGACGGCGGGGCATGGTTGCGCTGGGTGCGATGCTGCATACTGCTATGGGCAGGACGGAAGTCGAGAGTGGCGGGGCCGCCGAGGCGGCTGGCGCCTAG
- a CDS encoding AlpA family transcriptional regulator, with protein MPRLSQNPTPAPPGHVWSQEASRLTGLSVKTLWNYRHLDKGPASFLIGRKLAFPLEGPDGINAWLKEQRHPAPDADKAHSSRPPEPRRLRASQPRQHAAAA; from the coding sequence GTGCCCAGGCTCAGCCAGAACCCCACACCTGCCCCGCCCGGACACGTCTGGAGCCAGGAGGCGTCCCGCCTCACCGGACTCAGCGTGAAGACGCTGTGGAACTACCGGCACCTCGACAAGGGACCGGCCAGCTTCTTGATCGGCCGGAAGCTCGCTTTCCCCCTTGAGGGTCCCGACGGCATCAACGCCTGGCTCAAGGAGCAGCGACACCCCGCTCCGGACGCCGACAAGGCGCACAGCAGCCGCCCCCCGGAGCCTCGCAGGCTGCGAGCCAGCCAGCCCCGCCAGCACGCCGCAGCTGCCTGA
- a CDS encoding ATP-binding protein: protein MTVPLDRHYQVEMQVSAERISQLRRIVAAHLRHWSLDLHVRPVCRAAEELLTNVQRHVGDDSGCVVELRWTGRHLTVSVADKGSRMPRLLSGGGGGLSRVMALSDSWGTCRTDDGKVVWFTRYAQTPHTTGLLPRTPLPSGDAFRPRPVAELV, encoded by the coding sequence ATGACCGTTCCACTCGACCGGCACTACCAGGTCGAAATGCAGGTGTCGGCTGAGCGCATTTCCCAGCTCCGGCGCATAGTCGCCGCGCACCTTCGCCACTGGAGTCTCGATCTCCACGTCCGGCCGGTGTGCCGGGCCGCGGAGGAGCTCCTGACCAACGTCCAGAGGCATGTCGGTGACGACAGCGGGTGCGTCGTCGAACTGCGCTGGACCGGACGGCACCTGACGGTGTCCGTCGCCGACAAAGGGTCCCGGATGCCCAGGCTGCTCAGCGGCGGTGGCGGCGGCCTCAGCCGCGTCATGGCCCTGAGCGACAGCTGGGGCACCTGCCGGACCGATGACGGCAAAGTCGTCTGGTTCACGCGTTACGCGCAGACGCCGCACACCACCGGACTGCTGCCGCGCACGCCCCTCCCCTCGGGCGACGCGTTCCGTCCCCGGCCGGTCGCCGAACTCGTCTGA
- a CDS encoding endonuclease I family protein codes for MSGRRHVYARPLLATAASIGLLTGLAATAPAAPAATPTAFAAASTALDDTYYQDALGKTGTALKSSLHTIISDQTTLSYSQVWNALKDTDEDPADSSHVILLYTGRSQSENDNGGDVGDWNREHVWAKSHGDFGTSTGPGTDIHHLRPADVQVNAVRGDKDFDNGGSAVPGAPGNYTDSDSFEPRDAVKGDVARMVLYMAVRYEGGDAFADLEPNDKVGNDSAPNIGRLSVLKQWNQEDPPDSFEQHRNDVIFDRYQHNRNPFIDHPKWVEAIW; via the coding sequence ATGTCCGGTCGCCGTCATGTCTACGCGCGTCCGCTACTGGCCACAGCAGCCTCGATCGGCCTGCTCACCGGCCTCGCGGCCACCGCTCCAGCCGCTCCCGCCGCAACCCCCACCGCCTTCGCCGCCGCATCCACCGCCCTGGACGACACGTACTACCAGGACGCCCTGGGCAAGACGGGCACAGCGCTCAAGAGTTCGCTGCACACGATCATCAGCGACCAGACCACGCTCTCCTACAGCCAGGTCTGGAACGCCCTCAAGGACACCGACGAGGACCCGGCCGACTCCTCCCACGTGATCCTCCTCTACACCGGGCGTTCGCAGTCCGAGAACGACAACGGCGGCGACGTCGGGGACTGGAACCGGGAGCACGTCTGGGCCAAGTCGCACGGCGACTTCGGTACGTCCACGGGCCCCGGCACGGACATCCACCACCTGCGCCCCGCGGACGTCCAGGTCAACGCCGTCCGCGGCGACAAGGACTTCGACAACGGGGGCAGCGCCGTGCCGGGGGCTCCCGGCAACTACACCGACAGCGACTCCTTCGAACCGCGCGACGCGGTCAAGGGGGACGTCGCCCGGATGGTCCTCTACATGGCGGTGCGGTACGAGGGCGGCGACGCGTTCGCCGACCTCGAACCGAACGACAAGGTGGGCAACGACTCCGCCCCGAACATCGGGCGGCTCTCGGTGCTGAAGCAGTGGAACCAAGAGGACCCGCCGGACAGCTTCGAGCAGCACCGCAACGACGTCATATTCGACCGGTACCAGCACAACCGGAACCCGTTCATCGACCACCCGAAGTGGGTGGAGGCCATCTGGTAG